The genomic region AATGGCTCCTACTATGGCGCGCTGGATGTGCCCAAGCAGAAAATCAGCCGCATGCCCGTGGAGGTAGAGCTGAAGGGTAGCGACATCACTCTGAAAATTGACCAAGCAGGCAGCAGTTTTACGGGGCAAGTGTTGGAAGGCGGCCGGGTACTGAAAGGTACTTGGAAGCAGCCCGGCCTCACGGCGCCGCTTACGCTGGAACGCCGTGCCATGCCTACCGCCTCGGCCGCTGCCCTCACCCGCCTAACTCCGCCCTACCGCGAAGAAAACATCAAGTTTAATAACTCAGCGGCCAACGTGAGCTTGAGCGGCACCCTCACGGTGCCAGCCGGCCCGGGGCCGTTCCCGGCCGTGGTATTAGTATCAGACAGTGGCCCGCAGGAACGCGACGCGGCAGTGCAGGACTACCGCATGTTTGGTATGCTGGCCGACTACCTCACCCGCCGCGGCGTGGCCGTGCTGCGTTTCGACGACCGGGGGGTAGGGCAGTCGGGTGGCCGCTACTTCACGACGACCACCGCCGATTTGGTAACTGATGCACAGGCGGCTATGCAATACCTGCGGGCGCATAAGCTCATCAACCATCGTGAAATTGGCCTGATTGGGCACGGCGAAGGGGCCAACGTGTCGTTGCTGGCCGCCACGCAGCCACAGCCGCCTACCTTTGTAGTGGCCCTGGCCGGCTACGGGCAGCCGGGCCGCGAGGTGCTGCTGCACCAGCAATTGGAAATTATGCGCCTCATTGGGGCCGACCAGACTCAGGTGAAAGCGGCCATTGAGTTATACGAGCGCATGGTGACGATTATTCGGCAGACGCCCAACGACAACCAAGCCCGCGGCAAAGTGGCTGGTACGCTACGCCTCAACAACACCAACATTGACCCGACCATGGCCCGTGCCCGCGCCATTCAGCTCACCTCGCCCTGGTCACGCTACTTCCTCGACTTCGACCCGCTCCGTTCCTTACCCGACGTGCGCTGCCCTGTGCTGGCCCTCAACGGCGCCGACGATTTGCAGGTAGGCGCGGCTACCAACCTGCCACTGCTGCAAAAAGGTCTCAAAAACAACCGCGACGTGACGGTAAAAAAGCTTCTCGGCGTCAACCACCTGTTTCAACCCGATCCGCAGGACTGGCCTCTCGTAAATGGTCAGCAGCAGCCTAACTTCTCGCCCAAGGCATTGGATACCATTCGGGAATGGATAGTTAAACGCACCACCGCCGCACCCTCGGCTGCCGCTCCGGAGAAGCCAGCTGCTAGCAAAACCAAGGGCAGCACGGCCGGTAAGTAATGCGGTCTACTCGGCTGGTGCGGGGGTAGGCGCTGGGGTTAGGTCGAGGCGACGGAGCTTGTCAGCTTTGAAGGCCGTTACCAGCACCACCACAATCGTCATGCCCCCGCCGAAAACTACCGAGCGCACCACGCCCAGCAGCCGCGCCATCGCGCCCGACTCAAACGAGCCGATTTCGTTGCTGGAGCCTATAAAGATATTGTTGACCGCCGACACCCTACCCTTCATATACTCCGGCGTGAAGGTATGCACCAGCGTCTGCCGCACAATCACGGATACGGAATCGAATACGCCCGTCATAAACAGCAGAAACAACGACAGCCAGATGTTAGTGGACAAAGCAAAGCCGATGGTGGCGACGCCAAAGCCCGCCACGGCCCACAGCAGCTTGCGCCCAGCTTTTTGGTGTAATGGGAAATACGTGAGCACCGCCGCCATCAGCACCGAGCCGATGGCCGGGGCTGCCTCCAGGTGACCAAGCCCGTCGGCACCTACCTTCAGAATATCTACGGCAAACACCGGCAGCAGCGCCACGGCTCCACCAAATAGCACCGCAAACAAATCCAGCGACAGCGCAGCCAGCACCAGCTGATTGCCCCAGATAAAGCGCAGGCCACTCAGCACGCTTTCCTGCAATGTTAGCTTGTTGCCCTCCAAAGGGGGTAGGGGCCGCGAGGCAATCAGCGAGAACTGCGCCAACGCCAGTACCAATAGCCCTGAGGCTACGGCGTAGGAATTGGCCACACCCAAATGAGCGATAAGATACCCCCCGATGGCCGGCCCCAGCACCGCCGCCCCCTGGTAGGTGGTGCTGTTCCAGGTGATGGCATTGGAGAGCCGCTCGCGGCTGGGTAGCAGCTGGGGCATAAAGGAAAACAAGGCCGGCCCCAAGAAGCCACGCGCAATACCGCTCACAAATATCACCGCGTACAGGGGCAAGGTACGGAGCGAGCCAGGCGCCAGAAAATTCAGTCCCCAGGGCGAAGCAAAAAACCAAAGCGCCAGCGCGCACAGCACCAGCACGGCTACCCCAGCCACTATAATGTTCTTGCGCCGCACCGAGTCGGCCACGTGCCCTGCATAAAGTGACACCCCAATGCTGGGAATGGCCTCCGAAAGCCCAATTAATCCCAGCGCCAGCGGGTCGTTGGTGATTTTGAAAATCTGCCAGCTCACTACTAGGCCCTGCACACGGGTAGCGATGGTATAACAGATACGAGCCGAAATCAGCCGGCGAAAATCCGGAATCCGCAGCGCGGCATATGGGTCGTGGAGGGGTGCCGACATGCAAGCAAATCAAGGGGAAACAAGCAACGAATATCAAAAGTAACCCGAAACCCTGGCAGCCTCCTTCCTGGTCAATAGCGGCTGCCCCTTTTGCGCTATCTTTTTTAACATTTTCTACTATATATAAATCATAATATTATCTGATCACCTTTATACATTAGAACGAGCGCAGAGTACTATCTCATCTTTTTCGGGTGCTCCATGTGTGAATCAATTAGTTGGATAATCGCGCTTTACGCGCTTTCAAGCGCCACTATGATTGGATAGCTCGATCATGAACATAATTTTTTATAAAACTTAAAATATTTGATATACTATATAAAATATTAAGGTTTCATAATACACAAAAAAATATTCGGCTAGCAGAGTTCAAGCGTTGCGTTTGGTACAACCATTCTTTACATTTGATCTTCATCCGTTGCTCATTTTAAGCGCTGCTTTCTTAACACTCATCCGGTAACCCCCCTCTATGGCCTGAAGCTCTACGTTCCCTAACTCGTAGCCTTTATGGAAACCATGCAGCCGAGCGATTCCGCTCTTATATCCCTTTACATTACCGGTAAAGAATCAGCTTTCGAAATTTTATTGGAACGGCATAAAAGCCGGGTGTTTACCACGATTATGCTGATCGTGCGCGATGAAGATGTGGCCGATGACTTGGTGCAAGACACCTTCATTAAGGCCATTCATACGATGAAAAGCGGGCGTTACAACGAAGAAGGGAAGTTTTCTTCCTGGATCTGCCGTATCGCGCATAACCTGGCCATCGACTTCTTCCGGCGCGAAAAACGTAGCCCTTTATTGAACCTGGATACAACAAGCCATGCCTTCAATTCGTTAAGCCTTGCGGAAGAGGGCGCGGAAGCGCAGCTCACCCGCGAGGAGACGTACGCCCGGCTTCGGGAGTTGATTCAGGACCTGCCAGCGGCCCAGAAGGAAGTGCTCGTTATGCGTCATTACGGCGACATGAGCTTCCAGGAAATAGCCAATGCCACGGGAGTCAGCATCAACACCGCACTGGGTCGTATGCGCTACGCGCTGATCAACCTGCGGAAGAAGATGGCCGCGCAACCCGTGTTCTATGATCAAAACCTTTACACAAGAGAAGCTGCTCCAGTACGTGTACAACGAGCTGCCAGCGAATGAACAACACGCCTTAGAGCAAGCGCTCCAGCACGACCCCGAGCTAGCCGCCCAGTGCGCCGACCTCCTCTCAACGCTACGTGCCCTCACGGCGGCGCGCAAGGCGCCCAGCGATGCTGCCACGCAAAACATTCTGCGCTACTCGCGCACATTTCCGCACTCTTCCTAAAGGCTACCCCACCGAGCTACGTTTAGTTGCTGCATTTTAAAGCAGGACTGGACGTAGCTCGGCGCGGTTATGTACTTTTGACCGATGTTTTTCACCGGTCCATCTTTCTATGCGCAAGCCTGAGCGGTATCGTCGCTTTCTGGAGTATTTCACTACGCACTTTCCGGCTCCTCAAACGGAGCTACACTACGCGAATCCGTACGAGCTGATTGTAGCCGTGGTCTTGAGCGCACAGTGTACCGACAAGCGCGTCAATCAAGTGATGCCGGCGCTGCTTCAGCAATTTCCTACCCCGGCGCATCTGGCAGCAGCTTCGGCAGAAGACGTTTTCCCATTCATCCGCAGCGTTTCCTACCCCAACAACAAGGCGAAGCACCTGGCGGGCCTAGGCCGGATGCTTGTGGCTGATTTTGGGGGCGAAGTACCCAGTACCATTGAAGAGCTACAGCGCCTACCGGGGGTAGGACGCAAAACGGCCAACGTGGTAGTATCGGTGATATACAACCAGCCCGCTATGGCCGTGGATACGCACGTGTTCCGGGTATCGCACCGGCTGGGGCTCGTGAGCCGCACGGCTACTACACCGCTAGCTGTGGAGAAGGAACTGGTGAAGTACATTCCGGAGGAGCTAATTCCGAAAGCGCATCACTGGCTGATTTTGCACGGCCGCTACATCTGCGTCGCTCGCTCACCGAAGTGCAGCAGCTGCCCGCTCACCGATTTTTGCCAGTATTATGCTACGCAAGTAGCACCCGCAGCTGGTACTACAAAAACTACTTCAGCGCTGAAATCTCCTAGTAAATCTGCTCTTTAGTACAACTTAGTCTAAAACTAGTATCTGGTAGCACAAACACCCATTAGGGTTGTTTCGCGCTCTGTTCCAGAATGTTCTGCATAGCTGAGGCTAATTCTTGACGGTCGAAATATTGCGGTGCTACCCGTTGTCCGGCTTGACCAGCCGCTGAGATGATACTAGGTTCTGCAAGTAGCTTGGCTATATGTGTGGCCAAGGCCGCAGCATCACCGGCTGGCACATACCAGCCGCAACCCTCTGTTTCTACCAACTCTTTCGTCCATCCGGGATTTGTGACGATTACCGGCGTGCCTACCGCCAAGCTGTCGTAGAGCTTAGCCGGCGAATTAGCATCTAATACCGGTAGCCCCAAGAAGGATACTATCGATACATCGGCCAATCGAAACCACGTGAATACGGCATGGCGGGGTTGGGGCGGCACCAGCCGAATAGCGGCGCAACGCGCCGCCGCGGCATGCACTAGTGGCTCATCGTAGCCGTGTCCCATAAACAGCCACACTAAATCCGGATGATTAGGAGCCAATTGCTCGGCCGCCGCCAGCAGGGTAGGAATATCGTTGGCCCTCCCAAAGGTACCAGCGTACAGCACTACCCGTCGGTTTTGCCACTTGTTTGCCTGCCGAAGTGCGGCTACAGCTTCGTCGGTGGCCAGGGCAGCCAGATCCAGGTCGGTACCATTGAGGATAGTCGTTATTTTCTCCTGGCTAAACTGCCAGCCCTTGCCTTTCGCTAATCCTACCCCAGCGACGTAGCTGCTCATATCTGGCGAAAGCGTTACAATGTGCTGCGCTGAGCGGTACAGATTACGTTCTAAAGCGTACAGCCGCCGTTGCGCCCATTGGTTAGGCACCGCGTCCATGGCAATTGGAAAAGTGGGCCATAGATCCTGCACCTCAAATACCCACGGTACTCCCCGCAACCGCGCTACCTGCGCAGCGGCCCATGCAGCTGTTAGCGGAGTTGATATTCCCCAGATAACGTCGGGTTTATCGATGCGCAGCCCTTCGCGGATGGCGTAGGCGGCGTAGCGCCCAAAGGATAGCAACCGTTGCCCTACCCCCATCTTGTTCTCATATGCCACTGCTGCCGTGCGCACCTCTACCCCTTCTGGTAACCAAGGGTAGCGATGCGTGAGGCGCAGTCGTTCCCAGGTGTTCGTCGTAATCAGTGTGATGCGGTGCGTACGCGCCAAATGAGCCAGCAACGTGTAGTGCCGGCTGGTAGCCGGACAGTCGGGGTTGGTGTGGTGCTGGCTGAATACGGCGATGTGCAAGAGGAATATTGAGTTTTAAGTGTTGACTGAGTTGATTTCATACTTCAGCACGCCTTCTTCACCTTATCACAAGATAGACCAACATCAAAACTTCACAGTTTTTCTATTTCCTCTTCGGCTTATAGTGCGAGTCGTTGAGGATACGCTGGGCGTCGCGTTGGGCCATAAGCTGCGGCAGCGTTGTTTCGGGGTGCTGCTCCATGTATTTGCGCACAATCTGCCAGCCTACCCACACGCCCAAGCGGCCGGGAGCAGTCTTATCGATTTCGGGCGTACTAGGCCGCTCGCCGATATATTTTTTAATTACAAACGGGTCAGCCGTATACAGTAGATTCTTTTCGATGAAGTGTGCCCAAATCTTCCCTTCGTTGAACTGTACGCCAGCCAACTCCTTATTCGTATAGCCGATCAGCAACGAATCGGGCATGCAGGGCAGCATCTTTTCGGCAAAATAGAGGCTTTTACCAAACTGCACCATATCGCGCAGCATGGTATGGTTGCCGGTCAGGCCACGATTGTACTTACTGGAAATAGTAAGAGCCAGCGCCGGCAGCACGTGCGTGGGCGTATAGCGCCGGTTGATATAGGCCGGCACATCGGCGCGGTAGGAGGCAGTTGGCCCCACAAAAAAGTCCAGACTGAGCACAATCAGACTGTCGTTAGCAAACAGTGCATCCTTGCTTGGTTCCTTACCCAGGCCGCTCACAAACGTCTTCACTGGCGGCACCCGAAAACTGGGGTAGTAATAGCGCACGTGCTGAAACAGACCACGTAGTTCCTGTTGCAAGCTGTCCGTATTTTGAAATGCCGCTTCCGTCTCTCGTCCTAGCTTTTGCAGGCCGACATTGGTGGCCAACTGTGTCATGGTTTGCGTCAGCTGCTCCGCTTCGTAGCGCCCTGCCAACAAATACTGGCGTGCGAACAAAGGATGCTGCTCTATGAAGCGCTGGGCTTCGGCCGGGTTTTTGATTTGAAAAAACGGTTTTTCCAGCCGCTCTAGCTGCACTGGTGCCTCCACTTTGGCTATGTCAGGATTCTGCTCGCAGTCGGCACCAGTGGAGCAGGCCGTAAGCAATAGCCAGCCCAACAGGGCTGCTACTACAGAACGTATCGGAATTAGGTTGTCCATCACACGTATATTTGAGGCGAAAATAGCCAAAAGCAAACGCTGCGCCGTTTGCTTCTTTTCTTACTGCCGATAGTTCGGCCCGCTTTATGAAAAAACTTCTGCTTGCTCTGGGTGCCACCCTTCTCACTATCAGCGCAGCTTCGGCTCAGGTTGAAATTGGTCTGAAGATTTCACCCTCTATCACCAGCTTGCGCGCCGATTCGCCCCGTAACGGCACAGGAGCCACCGGTTTCAAAAATGAAAAATCGAAGCTGGGCTTTGGCGGTGGCGTTATCATCGACTATTTCTTTGGCCAGAACTATGCGTTCAGTTCCGGTTTGTTTTTAACTGGCAAGGGAGGCACCGTGTCTTATTATGATACAGCCCTAGGACGCCGTCAAGAGCAAAAGATAGGCGTACAGTATTTGGAAGTGCCCGTTTCGCTAAAGCTTTTCACCAACGATATTTCTGAGGGTACCAAAGTGTACTTTCAGGTAGGTGGCACACTGGCCGGCGCCATAGCCGCGCGCATCAACGGTGAAAAGTATTACACTGACCCTGGCATCAGCAATGCCGAAACTCGGGCCAGCAAACACGTCATTATTCCTGATGTAGGACTATTAGGCGGCGCTGGAGTAGAGTATCTATTGGGCCAGAGCACCCGCCTGATAGCCGGTATCTCCTACCACCACGGCATCGTTAATATCGACCGGTATTTTGATAACACCCGCAAATTCAGCAACGTAACACTGAAAAACAGTGAAGTAGCGTTGGATCTAGGTATCAAGTTTTAAGTTGCGCGTTAAATGCGTCTGCATTCTACGCCTGCGGAGGACCTTATGCTAGTTGAACAAGTCGTTGTTGTGTAAGTCGCTCTGCCGTAAGTAGGTTCTTCACGAGTTCAGGAGGGCAAACCCATTTAAAGGCGCCACTGAAAAGCCCGCCCTACTCCCTCGGAGTAAGGCGGGCTTTCTTCTTATTCAGGGGAGATTTTCGCAGAAAAATCAGTCCGTTATTTCCACTTCGCGGTCTTGCATCCGGCTCATGGCCGCCGCGGCCGAGTGCAGCTCGATGTCCTCGCCGTGCTCGTCTTCGATGCGGTAGTCGGTGAGGCCCAGACTAGTGTCTTTCATCACCTTCACCCACTTATAGTATTTCAAGTACCACTTCATCTGCCTCGATACCAAACCTTTGGTATAGTAGGCATGCAGGAAGGGATGTACGTAGAGCGTAATTCCCGACTGATTTTGCGTCAGCAGCAAATCATCTATGCTGTTGTCGATTTCGTCGGTAACCAAGATAGAGGCCGATATTTTGCCGGTGCCGCCGCAGGTAGGGCACACCTCACCCGTGACGATAGCCTCAGCAGGACGTACCCGCTGTCGCGTGATTTGCAGCAGCCCAAACTTGGTAATGGGTAGAATGGTGAACCGTGCTTTGTCGTGCTTCATCACGTCGCGCACAGCGTCTTCTACCTTCTTACGGCTCTCCGGCGACTTCATATCAATAAAGTCGACGACGATAATACCGCCCATGTCGCGCAGGCGTAGCTGCCGGGCTACTTCTTTAGCAGCCAGCATGTTAATCATGAGAGCCGTAGCCTCCTGGTCGCCTTCCTGGTTGCTTTTGTTGCCCGAGTTCACGTCGATAACGTGCAGGGCCTCGGTGTGTTCAATCACCAGGTAGCCTCCCCCAGGCACCGATACCGTTTTACCAAACAGCGTCTTCAACTGCTTTTCGATGTTGTGCTGCTCAAACACTTTCACCTTACCGGTGTGGAGCTTGAGCAGCCCTAGCTTATCGGGAGCAATTTTCTGGAGGTAGCCACGCATCTCGTCGTGCAAGGCCGGCGAGTCGACGATGATAGAATCGAACGACTCGTTGAGCATGTCGCGCAGCATAGAGCTGCTCCGGCCCAGCTCACCCAAAATCTTATCGTTCGGCTTTGCCTTACGAAGCGTTTGGAAGAGCTGCTCCCAATTATCGATCATGCTTTGCATGTCCTTATCCAGCTCGGCCACTTCGCGCCCTTCAGCTACGGTGCGGATGATTACCCCGAAATTATCGGGCTTAATGGACTGGATAAGGCGCTTGAGCCGGTCGCGCTCTGTGCGGCTCACAATTTTCTTGGAAACGCTGATAACGTTGGAAAACGGCACCAGCACTAGGTAGCGACCTGCCATCGAAATATCGGTAGACAGGCGCGGCCCTTTGGTAGAAATAGGCTCCTTCACGATCTGCACCAGCAGCTGCTGGCCTTTCTTGAGCGTGTCGGCTACCTTTCCTACCTTATCAAGTGGCCCCTCAAACTGAAACGTTTTGAGCGGCCCAACGGTAATTTTCTGCGATTGTACGCCTTTCACCCATTTATTTAGCGACAGGAAATTTTCTCCCAAGTCGCCGTAGTGCAGAAAAGCGTCTTTTTGATACCCGATATCAATGAACGCGGCGTTCAGACCGGGCATAACTTTCTTGACCGTACCCAGGAAGATGTCGCCAACAGAATAGTTGGTATCGTTGCGGTCGAAGTGGTATTCGAGCAACCGCTTATCCTGAAGTAGAGCAATTCGTTCTCCCTCCTGAGTAGAATTAATGATTAATTCGTTACTCAATGGATTAGGTTAGTTAAGCAACTCCCTGACTGGCGGACCCTTGCACCACCCGAAACCCGCAAAGGGAAGCCAATGCGCACGGCACCAGCTTCCCTTTCAAGCCACGGGGAAAGTATACGGCTAACCACTCTCGGGGAATTTATATGAGAGATAGACGGATGCTTCTTATAGCAGAAACAGCCGACAGCAGACCCCGGAAGGCTTACTTCTTCTTATGACGATTCTTGCGCAGACGCTTCTTCCGCTTGTGGGTGGCAATCTTATGACGCTTTCTCTTTTTACCGCAGGGCATGAGTTGATGGGTTAAGGGTTAAAACTTGAATTATGTGTACTTTAGGAAACCTCGTACCAGCCGAGGGACGGCAAAGGTACGGATTTCATTTTGTAGCTCCTTTATTGTAATTTCTGCAGCTGTTCGGCTACTGAGGCAGCCAGACCAGGGTCGCTGCTGAGGCTCTTTGCCTTGGCAAACGCTGCTTTAGCCTCTTCTTTGGCGCCGGTTTGCGCCAAGGCAACGCCCAGGTAAAACTGCCCTTCCACGTTGTTGGGATGAGCAGCCGTTAGCTCCCGGAAGCGCTCCACGGCTTTATCGTACTGATTACTCTGCATGGAGAGCAGTCCGAGGTTGTAAAGCGCTTTTTCGTTTTTGGGGTCGGTAGCAATTACCTCCCGCAACAACGTGACGCCCTGCACGGGGTTGTCGCTGGCCATATAGGCCATGCCTAAATTGGTTTTGGCATTCAGGTTATCGGGATTATTCTTAAGCACCCGCTCGTACAACTCCCGTGATTTGGCACCCAGCATCTTGCCCCGCTCAGCGGTAGCAGCAAAGCTGAACGCCTCGAAATACTCGTCGGCAGCGCGCTGCCAGGCCTGCTCACCGGGGCGGGCTACTGCTACCTGTTCGTAATAGTAGCCAGCGCTATCAAATTTCTCAACGGCCTTATACTGCTTAGCCAGATCGGTAGCTAGGCGCAGCTTGGTATTGCGGTCGGTGGTAGCATTGTATTGCACCAGCAAACCGTTGATGCTGCTGCGCTGCTGCGCCGTGAGGGCCATGTGTGGCTGCTCGGGAGTAGCACCGGCCGGCCGGCCGTCGGCTTCTACCGACGCTGTAGAAGGTGCCGCAGCACCCTGGTCACGGTTGGCCGTGCGGGCGGCTGTTTGAGCCGTCAGTTCGCTTTTGCCCTGTTTGGGCTTTACAATCACTTTCGGCAACAGAAATAAGGCGATAACCAGGGCAACGGCTACGGCAACAACGGTGAGCTGGTGAGACGATTTTGCTTGGGCCATGCAGAAAAAGCAGGCCGTCGGGTAGTTGCCCAGAAAGGGCGCCCGACGGCTCCGCTACAATAGTACAACAGAAAGTTAGGCGTTAGCCGTTTCTTTGATTTTCTTGCTGTTTTTGATTTTACCGATGAATGTTTTCGACGGCTTGAAGCTCGGAATAAAGTGCTCGTCGATGATGATCGAGGTATTTTTTGAGATGTTACGGGCCACTTTCTTTGCCCGTTTTTTGTTTACGAAGCTACCGAAGCCGCGCACGTAGATGTTGTTGCCTTCGGCCATCGAATCCTTAACTACTTTAAAGAAGGCTTCAACGGTTGCGGACACGTCTGCTTTCTCAATGCCAGTTTTGTCGGCAATTTCGGCGATTACTTCTGCTTTAGTCACGCTGGTAAGTGTACTATGGGGTGAAAAAATGTACTGGGCAAGTTCCCGATTCAACACGTAAGCCTTTGCCCATTAGGCTGTTCGCTTCCGAATTGGGGCCACAAAGGTAGGTTGCTTTTTTGGTTTTCCAATTTTTTTCCCACAATCCCGGCCTCTGTCCTATTCTTTGACAAGTCTTTCTGACTCACTGCTTTGAACAACGTTCCTCCCGCTTCTGTTCATTCTACTTTTGCAACCGCCCTGCTTAGCTGGTACCCACGCCACCGTCGTGACCTGCCTTGGCGCCACACTCGCAACCCGTATGCCATTTGGCTATCGGAGGTGATTTTGCAGCAAACCCGCGTGAAGCAGGGCCTGCCCTACTACCTCGATTTTATTAGTTCCTACCCTACTGTGCATGACCTTGCAGCGGCACCAGAAGACGAGGTGCTGCGCCACTGGCAGGGTCTAGGCTATTACTCCCGTGCCCGCAACATGCACCACACGGCCCAGCAGGTGGTGCGCGAGTACGGTGGCCAATTCCCAACTACTTATGCTGAGTTGTTGAAACTACGCGGGGTAGGCCAATACACAGCCGCTGCCATTGCGTCCTTTGCTTTCGATGAGAAGGTAGCGGTGCTGGACGGCAATGTGTTTCGGGTACTGAGCCGTGTATTTGGGCTCACAGAAGATATTGCGGCACCAGCCAGCCGCAAAGTGTTTCAGCAACTCGCCGATACGCTGATTCCGGCCGACGCGCCGGCAGAGTTCAACCAAGCTATTATGGAATTTGGGGCTATACAGTGCACCCCTGTGAAACCAGACTGCCTGTTTTGCCCATTGCAGGCGCAATGCTATGCCTTCCAGCACGGTATGGTAGCGGAGTTGCCCATTAAGAGCAAAGCCAAAGCAGCCCGCACACGCTATTTTCACTACTTGGTGTTGCGCCACGCCGATACGGTCTATATGCGCAAGCGCACAGGCAAAGACATCTGGCAAGGGCTGTATGATTTCGCCCTGACAGAAACGGATTCAGATGAGCTGGCGGCTGTGGAAGTACTACGACAGGTAGAAGCTTTAGGTGGTACGGTTGCGTCAGATAGAGCTGAAGAACCTTCAGCGACCTACCGCCATGTGCTCAGCCATCAAAAGCTAGAAGCTCGATTTTATCCCGTACGATTAGAAGCAGCCCTACCCGTTGAGGCACTGCAGAAACTGGGATTGGCGGCTTTTAACGCTGCCGAAATAGAGGCCTTACCAAAGCCAATTCTTATCACTAACTACATTAGCAAAAAGTGAATTATTTAAGCTAAAAAACTTGGAATATGTATTTTTATCTATTATCTTTAGATCAGTAAAGAATATGTCACACAGAACGAAAAAGTAACACTATGGCAGGCATCAACAAAGTCATCCTGATTGGCAACTTGGGCAAAGACCCGGAGATTCGGCATCTGGAAGGCGGCGTCAGCGTCGCGAACTTCACCCTAGCCACCAACGACTATTACAAAGACAAGCAAGGCAACCGCGTGGAGCGCACCGAGTGGCACAACATCACAGCGTGGCGCGGATTGGCCGAGATGGCGGAGAAATACTTGAAAAAAGGCCAGCAAGTGTATGTAGAAGGCAAGCTTCGCACGCGCCAATACCAAGACAAGGACAATCAGACGCGCTACATCACCGAGATTGTAGCCGATGAGCTAACCATGCTGGGCGGCCGCCCACAGGGTGATGATACTACCCCCGCGGCGGAGCAATCCGCCGCGGCTACGGTCACATTCCGGCAAGAGCCGGAGCTTGACCAATTGCCGTTTTAATCTTTTGCCCTACCCGGCTTTTATGAGCCTCGGCACGCTGCCGGGGCTTTTTGCGTTTTATAGAGGCGACTGGCAACCGCCCATCGTTGCTGACATTGTTTAGGAGCAGCAGAATGCCCAATAGCTACCAACATTATCTAAAACTAGCAAACAACAGGAGGCCGCAATATGCCTCTACCGCCTTATCTACTACCTTTACTACGTGAACTCTGCCTTGCTTTGTATGCCCGTTTCCGCTTCCCTACGTGGCCTTGGTGCCGCGCTGAGCTTTTTGCTGCTGGCAACCGGCTGCTCGTCGGCACCCGATTACACCCCGAAGCCTAAAGGCTACAACCGCATCGACTTGCCACCCCACAGCTACCAGCAGCTGGCACCGGGGCACCCGTATA from Hymenobacter aerilatus harbors:
- the nth gene encoding endonuclease III; the encoded protein is MRKPERYRRFLEYFTTHFPAPQTELHYANPYELIVAVVLSAQCTDKRVNQVMPALLQQFPTPAHLAAASAEDVFPFIRSVSYPNNKAKHLAGLGRMLVADFGGEVPSTIEELQRLPGVGRKTANVVVSVIYNQPAMAVDTHVFRVSHRLGLVSRTATTPLAVEKELVKYIPEELIPKAHHWLILHGRYICVARSPKCSSCPLTDFCQYYATQVAPAAGTTKTTSALKSPSKSAL
- a CDS encoding glycosyltransferase family 4 protein — translated: MHIAVFSQHHTNPDCPATSRHYTLLAHLARTHRITLITTNTWERLRLTHRYPWLPEGVEVRTAAVAYENKMGVGQRLLSFGRYAAYAIREGLRIDKPDVIWGISTPLTAAWAAAQVARLRGVPWVFEVQDLWPTFPIAMDAVPNQWAQRRLYALERNLYRSAQHIVTLSPDMSSYVAGVGLAKGKGWQFSQEKITTILNGTDLDLAALATDEAVAALRQANKWQNRRVVLYAGTFGRANDIPTLLAAAEQLAPNHPDLVWLFMGHGYDEPLVHAAAARCAAIRLVPPQPRHAVFTWFRLADVSIVSFLGLPVLDANSPAKLYDSLAVGTPVIVTNPGWTKELVETEGCGWYVPAGDAAALATHIAKLLAEPSIISAAGQAGQRVAPQYFDRQELASAMQNILEQSAKQP
- a CDS encoding RNA polymerase sigma factor, giving the protein METMQPSDSALISLYITGKESAFEILLERHKSRVFTTIMLIVRDEDVADDLVQDTFIKAIHTMKSGRYNEEGKFSSWICRIAHNLAIDFFRREKRSPLLNLDTTSHAFNSLSLAEEGAEAQLTREETYARLRELIQDLPAAQKEVLVMRHYGDMSFQEIANATGVSINTALGRMRYALINLRKKMAAQPVFYDQNLYTREAAPVRVQRAASE
- the gldB gene encoding gliding motility lipoprotein GldB, translating into MDNLIPIRSVVAALLGWLLLTACSTGADCEQNPDIAKVEAPVQLERLEKPFFQIKNPAEAQRFIEQHPLFARQYLLAGRYEAEQLTQTMTQLATNVGLQKLGRETEAAFQNTDSLQQELRGLFQHVRYYYPSFRVPPVKTFVSGLGKEPSKDALFANDSLIVLSLDFFVGPTASYRADVPAYINRRYTPTHVLPALALTISSKYNRGLTGNHTMLRDMVQFGKSLYFAEKMLPCMPDSLLIGYTNKELAGVQFNEGKIWAHFIEKNLLYTADPFVIKKYIGERPSTPEIDKTAPGRLGVWVGWQIVRKYMEQHPETTLPQLMAQRDAQRILNDSHYKPKRK
- a CDS encoding MFS transporter — encoded protein: MSAPLHDPYAALRIPDFRRLISARICYTIATRVQGLVVSWQIFKITNDPLALGLIGLSEAIPSIGVSLYAGHVADSVRRKNIIVAGVAVLVLCALALWFFASPWGLNFLAPGSLRTLPLYAVIFVSGIARGFLGPALFSFMPQLLPSRERLSNAITWNSTTYQGAAVLGPAIGGYLIAHLGVANSYAVASGLLVLALAQFSLIASRPLPPLEGNKLTLQESVLSGLRFIWGNQLVLAALSLDLFAVLFGGAVALLPVFAVDILKVGADGLGHLEAAPAIGSVLMAAVLTYFPLHQKAGRKLLWAVAGFGVATIGFALSTNIWLSLFLLFMTGVFDSVSVIVRQTLVHTFTPEYMKGRVSAVNNIFIGSSNEIGSFESGAMARLLGVVRSVVFGGGMTIVVVLVTAFKADKLRRLDLTPAPTPAPAE
- a CDS encoding alpha/beta hydrolase family protein translates to MPKALRFAVFLLLFLPYALRAADTPLNGQWQGPLTVPGGSLDLLITLVPLSNGSYYGALDVPKQKISRMPVEVELKGSDITLKIDQAGSSFTGQVLEGGRVLKGTWKQPGLTAPLTLERRAMPTASAAALTRLTPPYREENIKFNNSAANVSLSGTLTVPAGPGPFPAVVLVSDSGPQERDAAVQDYRMFGMLADYLTRRGVAVLRFDDRGVGQSGGRYFTTTTADLVTDAQAAMQYLRAHKLINHREIGLIGHGEGANVSLLAATQPQPPTFVVALAGYGQPGREVLLHQQLEIMRLIGADQTQVKAAIELYERMVTIIRQTPNDNQARGKVAGTLRLNNTNIDPTMARARAIQLTSPWSRYFLDFDPLRSLPDVRCPVLALNGADDLQVGAATNLPLLQKGLKNNRDVTVKKLLGVNHLFQPDPQDWPLVNGQQQPNFSPKALDTIREWIVKRTTAAPSAAAPEKPAASKTKGSTAGK